Proteins encoded within one genomic window of Candidatus Zixiibacteriota bacterium:
- a CDS encoding bifunctional UDP-3-O-[3-hydroxymyristoyl] N-acetylglucosamine deacetylase/3-hydroxyacyl-ACP dehydratase → MLEKQRTIKSEVSMSGIGLHTGSPCTMTFKPAPPDSGILFVRADLPGKPSVVADIDHVVDISRGTTLQDGEARVHTVEHVLASFAGLQIDNLIVELNGPEPPVGDGSAKPYVDKLLEAGIQEQDADKVYLEIDTPMAYSEPERGVDVVVTPSDELRITFMIDYKNPALGTQYTSLVDLESEFVEEFAPARTFCFLSEVEHLKASGLIKGGGLQNAVVFYDSDRGQVEVDRIRKALDLKDEAFVGKTGIINDIPLRFYNEPVRHKALDLLGDLFLIGVPFKGHVLAGRSGHKANVALAKKMRELYQKKKLASRYGARGSKAFFDINAIMRIMPHRYPFLLVDRIIDLVPGEKVVAIKNVTINEPFFQGHFPGHPIMPGVLILEAMAQAGGVLLLNAVEEPETKVVYFMAIDNAKFRKPVLPGDRLRFELEMKAFRRSACKMSGKTFVDEDLVASADFMAMVVDR, encoded by the coding sequence ATGCTTGAAAAACAAAGAACGATAAAATCCGAAGTTTCCATGTCCGGTATCGGTCTTCACACCGGCTCGCCCTGCACCATGACCTTCAAGCCGGCACCGCCCGATTCGGGCATTTTGTTTGTCCGCGCCGACCTGCCGGGCAAGCCTTCAGTGGTAGCCGATATCGACCATGTGGTCGACATCTCACGCGGCACGACTTTGCAGGACGGCGAGGCCCGCGTTCATACGGTCGAGCATGTCCTGGCCTCGTTTGCCGGACTTCAGATCGACAACCTGATCGTGGAACTGAACGGCCCCGAGCCGCCGGTGGGGGATGGCTCCGCCAAACCGTATGTCGATAAACTACTCGAAGCCGGGATTCAGGAACAGGACGCCGATAAGGTCTATCTGGAAATAGATACGCCGATGGCCTATTCCGAACCCGAACGCGGTGTCGATGTGGTTGTGACTCCCTCCGATGAGTTGCGAATAACCTTCATGATCGATTACAAGAATCCGGCCCTGGGCACGCAGTATACATCGCTCGTTGATTTGGAATCCGAGTTTGTCGAAGAATTCGCTCCGGCGCGGACTTTTTGTTTCCTGTCCGAGGTGGAACATCTCAAGGCGTCCGGTCTGATCAAGGGCGGCGGATTGCAAAACGCCGTGGTCTTTTATGACAGCGACAGGGGACAGGTCGAGGTGGACCGCATTCGCAAAGCGCTGGATCTCAAAGATGAGGCGTTTGTCGGAAAGACCGGGATAATTAACGATATTCCCTTAAGGTTCTACAACGAGCCGGTGCGCCATAAGGCGCTTGATCTGTTGGGCGATCTTTTTCTCATCGGTGTTCCGTTCAAGGGGCATGTACTGGCCGGGCGCTCGGGGCATAAGGCCAATGTGGCTCTGGCCAAGAAAATGCGAGAACTTTATCAGAAGAAAAAGTTGGCCTCTCGTTACGGGGCTCGCGGCAGCAAGGCGTTTTTCGATATCAATGCGATCATGAGAATCATGCCGCATCGCTATCCGTTCCTGCTCGTCGACCGCATTATCGATCTGGTCCCGGGCGAGAAGGTGGTTGCGATCAAGAACGTGACGATCAATGAGCCGTTTTTCCAGGGACATTTCCCCGGTCATCCGATTATGCCGGGAGTGTTGATCCTTGAGGCGATGGCTCAGGCCGGCGGGGTTCTTCTACTCAACGCCGTCGAAGAGCCGGAGACCAAAGTGGTTTATTTCATGGCTATTGACAACGCCAAGTTCCGCAAGCCGGTTCTTCCGGGTGACCGTCTCCGCTTCGAGTTGGAAATGAAGGCGTTCCGGCGGAGCGCCTGCAAAATGTCCGGAAAGACGTTTGTCGATGAAGATCTGGTGGCTTCAGCCGACTTCATGGCTATGGTGGTGGATCGATGA
- a CDS encoding Gfo/Idh/MocA family oxidoreductase, with product MNRITPLKTAVVGVGSLGRHHLRWHSQLDCCELVGLYEIDRDRAAKYAAEYNITAFESLDQLADAVDCVSVVVPTSVHYEVAIELVERGIHCLIEKPVTATYEQGQKLLAAAAKSGAKLAAGQIERFNPAVLALKNTEVRPSFIEAHRLAAFDPRGTDVAVVLDLMIHDVDLALMFIGAPIANIQASSVAVVSDQPDIANARLTFENGAVANLTASRISLHAMRKLRIFQKSGYYSLDLAAKQADLYSLAQPGQATEGMRVPLGKSGQDLVYLKRQDSGQDMLGTEIESFVKSVAANHDLTVPFAEGLESLRVALEIDRIGRESFEKMLQNQA from the coding sequence ATGAATCGTATTACACCACTCAAAACTGCGGTAGTCGGTGTCGGGTCACTGGGACGACACCATTTGCGCTGGCATTCACAACTCGACTGCTGTGAACTGGTCGGATTATACGAAATCGACCGGGACCGAGCCGCCAAATATGCCGCCGAATACAACATCACTGCCTTCGAGTCGCTGGATCAACTGGCCGATGCGGTCGACTGCGTGTCCGTGGTGGTGCCGACATCTGTCCACTATGAGGTGGCCATCGAACTGGTGGAACGAGGAATTCACTGTCTGATCGAAAAACCAGTCACGGCTACTTACGAGCAGGGACAAAAATTGCTGGCTGCCGCGGCGAAAAGCGGTGCGAAACTGGCCGCGGGACAGATCGAACGTTTCAATCCGGCCGTGCTGGCTTTGAAAAATACCGAGGTGAGGCCGTCGTTTATCGAGGCGCATCGTCTGGCCGCTTTCGATCCCCGTGGCACCGATGTGGCCGTGGTGCTCGATTTGATGATTCACGATGTTGACCTGGCCCTGATGTTTATCGGCGCCCCGATAGCGAATATCCAGGCTTCGTCAGTGGCGGTCGTATCCGATCAGCCCGACATTGCCAACGCTCGCCTCACGTTCGAAAACGGCGCCGTGGCGAATCTTACCGCCTCTCGAATTTCACTTCATGCCATGCGGAAACTTCGCATTTTCCAGAAATCAGGTTACTACTCGCTGGACCTGGCCGCAAAGCAGGCCGATTTGTACAGCCTGGCGCAGCCGGGGCAGGCGACTGAGGGGATGCGTGTCCCGCTCGGGAAATCGGGCCAGGATCTCGTTTATCTCAAGAGGCAGGATTCCGGACAGGATATGCTTGGGACGGAGATCGAATCATTCGTGAAGTCGGTGGCAGCCAATCACGATTTGACCGTACCGTTTGCCGAGGGACTGGAGTCGTTGCGTGTTGCTCTGGAGATTGATCGGATCGGTCGTGAATCATTCGAGAAGATGCTTCAGAACCAGGCTTGA
- a CDS encoding CPBP family intramembrane metalloprotease: MERITVYKADNSSFVVSDDPWVTASGNQTYQRHFMSWISLFALLILYPLMSSIQPSDQSALDLLKDDFVWMIGMITTIIFQWILFLMVFGTTHLEKTGLAGIGFQPFIERDISRGGKALLYVGYALTFLLVANLLLAGLSYLLAQVGLPMDGDLKFVLPRNLEQAIIWVPLSFTAGFCEEVMFRGYLMTRLRLLFKTKSWIPSILISSMAFGLCHTYQGLSGFIVITVYGAMFALLYIRTGSIWPGIIAHALQDVSAPFFPQ; encoded by the coding sequence TTGGAAAGAATCACTGTCTACAAGGCCGACAACTCATCGTTCGTTGTTTCAGATGATCCATGGGTGACAGCTTCGGGCAATCAGACATACCAGCGTCATTTTATGTCCTGGATCAGCCTCTTTGCCCTGTTGATCCTGTATCCGTTGATGTCCTCGATTCAGCCCAGCGACCAAAGCGCCCTCGACCTGCTGAAAGATGATTTTGTCTGGATGATCGGTATGATCACCACGATCATCTTCCAATGGATCCTCTTTCTGATGGTTTTCGGAACCACGCATCTTGAAAAAACCGGATTGGCAGGAATCGGATTTCAGCCTTTTATCGAGAGAGATATCTCACGCGGTGGTAAGGCGCTTCTGTACGTCGGTTACGCCCTGACTTTTTTGCTCGTAGCCAATCTTCTTCTTGCAGGCCTATCATACTTGTTAGCCCAGGTCGGTTTACCGATGGATGGGGACCTTAAATTCGTCCTGCCCCGAAATTTGGAGCAAGCCATCATCTGGGTGCCGCTGTCGTTCACGGCCGGATTCTGCGAAGAAGTGATGTTCCGGGGATATTTGATGACACGTCTGCGGCTGTTGTTCAAAACCAAGTCATGGATCCCCTCAATTTTGATCTCCTCGATGGCGTTCGGATTGTGCCATACTTATCAGGGCTTGTCCGGTTTCATCGTCATTACCGTTTACGGAGCGATGTTCGCCCTGCTGTATATCCGCACCGGTTCAATCTGGCCGGGGATAATCGCTCATGCCCTTCAGGACGTCAGCGCGCCGTTCTTCCCGCAATAA
- the speE gene encoding polyamine aminopropyltransferase has protein sequence MSQGKPVEETYIREEGMDDLWNVWYTELHDGLSGLTIKVDRVLKSIDSRYQRIDVLDTKDFGKMLVLYGSLMVSERDNNAYNEMISHVPLFVHPSPKQVLIIGGGDCGALTEALKHPEVEQCTMCELDEKVVDTAKEFFPDLCAGTADPRANIVFGDGKKFIERTDRKFDLIMLDLSDPVGPAAELFQRQFHQKVFECLEEDGILVAQSESPFYNQKTVKALFSNFKKIFPIVRMYTCFMPIYPSTYWSFGFCSKKYDPIADFDRDRWEKLGLKTRYYNAETHVASFALPQFVKELVG, from the coding sequence ATGTCTCAAGGTAAGCCTGTCGAAGAGACCTATATTCGTGAAGAGGGCATGGATGATCTCTGGAATGTCTGGTATACGGAGCTTCACGACGGTCTCTCCGGTCTGACGATAAAAGTTGATCGCGTCCTGAAAAGCATCGACTCCCGATATCAACGAATCGATGTTCTCGATACTAAAGACTTCGGGAAGATGCTCGTTCTTTACGGTTCACTTATGGTTTCCGAACGGGACAATAACGCCTACAACGAAATGATTTCACACGTACCGTTATTCGTGCATCCTTCACCGAAACAAGTATTGATTATTGGTGGCGGTGACTGTGGAGCTCTGACGGAAGCGCTCAAGCATCCTGAAGTCGAGCAATGCACCATGTGTGAGTTGGACGAGAAAGTCGTCGACACCGCAAAGGAGTTTTTCCCGGACCTGTGTGCCGGGACGGCTGATCCTCGCGCAAATATCGTTTTTGGAGACGGTAAAAAGTTCATCGAGCGAACTGATCGCAAATTCGACCTCATCATGCTCGATCTGTCGGATCCGGTGGGGCCGGCGGCCGAGCTGTTCCAGCGCCAGTTTCATCAGAAGGTTTTCGAATGCCTTGAGGAGGATGGTATCCTGGTAGCTCAATCGGAGTCTCCGTTTTATAACCAGAAAACGGTCAAGGCGTTGTTCTCTAATTTCAAGAAGATATTCCCGATCGTTCGCATGTACACCTGCTTCATGCCGATTTATCCCTCAACTTATTGGTCGTTCGGCTTCTGTTCGAAGAAGTATGATCCGATTGCTGATTTCGATCGTGACCGCTGGGAAAAGCTGGGGCTTAAGACCCGTTATTACAATGCCGAGACCCACGTGGCCTCGTTCGCATTGCCTCAGTTCGTGAAAGAACTGGTGGGATAG
- a CDS encoding type III PLP-dependent enzyme: MTHYLSLKAVRERLPVDGCPESIDELFRDTTLATPSLIMDPKEIGRNYRALKAALPRVDIHYAIKPNNHQVLIDEIYRLGGNYDVCSMGEINQVLKTGINPATLIHSHPIKSRQEFDRAVAAGIETFVVDNIEEVRKFSRYTDKKLRVLIRFRIHTNTTAVVNLQYKFGCLPEDVLPLAQQIRQSGHDFYGLCFHIGSQCIFAENYLLAIQTAHDLIHTLDLAGFDTRLLDIGGGFPVPYAEPVPPIDEFCTPINQALENHIRPGIRIVCEPGRFIAATTTTLVTSILGKAERDGKLWYYLDDGLYSTFSGIVFDHCQYPVVTAREGDERLSVLAGPTCDSFDVMYDGLMIPEHEVGERIVFLATGAYCAVSGSNFNALKRPEYKLMEL; encoded by the coding sequence ATGACCCATTATCTCAGCCTGAAGGCGGTCCGTGAGCGACTGCCTGTTGACGGATGCCCGGAATCTATCGATGAGCTCTTTCGGGATACAACCCTGGCCACTCCTTCACTCATTATGGATCCAAAGGAGATCGGTCGTAATTATCGCGCTCTCAAGGCCGCCTTACCCCGGGTGGATATCCATTATGCGATAAAACCCAATAACCACCAGGTGTTGATCGATGAAATCTATCGCCTTGGCGGTAATTACGATGTCTGTTCGATGGGGGAGATCAATCAAGTGCTCAAGACCGGCATCAATCCGGCAACTTTGATACATTCACATCCTATCAAATCACGCCAGGAATTCGATCGAGCGGTAGCGGCCGGTATTGAAACTTTCGTGGTGGACAATATCGAAGAGGTCCGCAAGTTCTCACGTTATACGGACAAGAAGTTACGAGTGTTGATTCGTTTCAGGATCCACACCAACACCACTGCCGTGGTCAATCTGCAGTATAAGTTCGGTTGCCTGCCCGAGGATGTTCTTCCGTTGGCGCAGCAGATACGGCAGTCCGGTCATGATTTTTATGGTCTCTGCTTTCACATCGGTTCGCAATGTATTTTTGCCGAGAACTACCTGCTGGCGATTCAAACCGCCCATGATCTGATCCACACTCTGGATCTGGCCGGATTCGATACTCGCCTGTTGGATATCGGCGGCGGATTCCCGGTGCCTTATGCTGAGCCGGTTCCACCCATCGATGAGTTCTGTACGCCAATTAACCAGGCTCTTGAAAACCATATTCGTCCCGGCATTAGGATAGTGTGTGAACCGGGGCGGTTTATTGCCGCTACCACTACCACGCTGGTAACATCGATTCTCGGTAAAGCCGAGCGCGACGGAAAACTTTGGTATTATCTGGACGACGGTCTCTATTCCACCTTCTCGGGAATTGTCTTCGACCATTGCCAATACCCGGTGGTGACCGCCCGTGAAGGAGATGAACGGTTATCGGTGCTCGCCGGACCGACTTGCGATTCCTTCGACGTGATGTATGACGGACTGATGATTCCCGAGCACGAAGTCGGCGAGCGGATCGTGTTTCTGGCTACCGGCGCCTATTGCGCCGTCTCCGGTTCCAATTTCAATGCCTTGAAACGACCGGAGTACAAGTTGATGGAGTTGTAG
- the lpxB gene encoding lipid-A-disaccharide synthase — protein MEPPLFFISAGDPSADNATVRLINALRELLPDSRFMGLGGPRMNAAGQEQLASPRDLAVLGFWEVARKYGYFRRLMHRCVDEIASRRPAAVVLVDYPGFNLRLAARIRQLGIPIIYYISPQVWAWGHRRVKQIRNLVDLMLLILPFEEPFYEASGVSCRYVGHYLLEDIPESLINSTPPTEAGLAVLPGSREQEVVRMLPTMARAAERWCRTSGGKAVIAGITGLVDYDSLLSGIDRSRLEIVFDHPRDVVSQAALALVASGTATLETGIINRPMVVVYKTGWLTFQIARRLVKLDTIALVNLVLGQKVAPELIQHQAVPERIAGQLNRLWNDNSAYESCREAFGRLPEILKGTGASRRAASEIANFLTARGGER, from the coding sequence ATGGAGCCGCCGCTATTTTTCATATCGGCCGGAGATCCCTCAGCAGACAACGCCACCGTACGCCTGATTAACGCTCTGCGTGAACTATTGCCCGACAGTCGTTTTATGGGACTTGGCGGTCCTAGAATGAATGCGGCCGGTCAGGAACAGTTAGCTTCTCCCCGGGACCTGGCGGTGCTTGGATTCTGGGAAGTAGCCCGCAAGTATGGTTATTTCCGTCGCCTGATGCACCGCTGTGTCGATGAAATCGCTTCACGTCGTCCGGCGGCGGTGGTTCTTGTGGATTATCCGGGATTCAATCTGAGGCTGGCCGCGCGTATCAGGCAACTCGGCATCCCGATTATTTATTACATCTCACCGCAGGTTTGGGCGTGGGGGCATCGGCGTGTAAAGCAAATTCGCAATCTCGTGGACCTGATGCTGTTGATTTTGCCGTTCGAGGAGCCTTTCTACGAGGCCTCCGGTGTCTCCTGTCGCTATGTCGGACATTATTTACTGGAGGACATCCCCGAAAGTCTTATCAACTCGACTCCACCGACCGAGGCCGGATTAGCCGTACTGCCCGGCTCGCGCGAACAGGAGGTCGTGCGCATGTTGCCGACCATGGCCCGTGCCGCTGAACGGTGGTGCCGTACGTCAGGCGGTAAGGCGGTAATAGCTGGAATCACCGGACTGGTTGATTACGATTCGCTCCTGTCGGGAATCGACCGCTCGCGATTGGAAATCGTTTTCGATCACCCCCGGGATGTGGTCAGCCAAGCGGCTTTGGCGCTGGTTGCCTCCGGCACTGCGACGCTGGAGACCGGTATTATCAATCGCCCAATGGTGGTTGTCTATAAAACCGGCTGGTTGACTTTTCAAATCGCTCGGCGACTGGTCAAACTCGATACGATTGCTTTAGTGAATCTCGTTCTTGGCCAAAAAGTCGCGCCGGAACTCATCCAGCATCAGGCTGTTCCAGAGCGAATCGCCGGGCAGTTGAACCGACTCTGGAACGATAATTCCGCTTATGAATCATGCCGTGAGGCCTTTGGCCGATTACCCGAAATTCTCAAGGGAACGGGAGCCTCTCGTCGCGCCGCGAGCGAAATAGCAAACTTTCTTACCGCTCGTGGAGGGGAGCGCTGA
- the lpxA gene encoding acyl-ACP--UDP-N-acetylglucosamine O-acyltransferase, with the protein MSQIHSTAIVSAKARIADDVVVGPYTIIEDDVEIGAGTQIASSVLIASGARLGKNVTIAHGAVIGTVPQDLKFEGEKTQAVIGDHTTVREYATVNRGTKERGETTIGQHCLIMAYAHVAHDCLVGDHVIMANSVNLAGHIEIGDYAILGGVLPVHQFVKIGAHAMIGGGFRVQQDVGPYALAGGYPLKIAGLNAVGLRRRGFSREALKVLQQAFKLLYFSQLNTTQAVERIKAELEQTEEVRVILSFIEASTRGLVK; encoded by the coding sequence ATGAGTCAAATTCATTCTACAGCAATCGTTTCAGCCAAAGCTCGGATCGCCGATGACGTTGTAGTCGGACCGTATACTATTATCGAGGATGATGTCGAGATAGGAGCCGGAACTCAAATCGCTTCATCAGTGCTGATCGCTTCCGGAGCGAGGCTTGGAAAAAATGTAACGATCGCGCACGGTGCGGTGATCGGAACCGTCCCCCAGGACCTCAAGTTCGAGGGTGAGAAAACTCAGGCGGTGATCGGTGATCATACAACTGTCCGAGAATACGCTACGGTCAATCGCGGCACCAAAGAGCGCGGAGAAACTACGATAGGGCAACATTGTCTGATCATGGCTTACGCTCATGTGGCTCATGATTGTCTGGTTGGTGACCATGTGATTATGGCCAATTCGGTAAATCTGGCCGGACATATCGAGATTGGCGATTATGCCATTCTCGGCGGGGTGTTGCCGGTACACCAGTTTGTCAAGATCGGCGCCCATGCCATGATCGGCGGCGGTTTCAGGGTCCAGCAGGATGTGGGACCGTATGCCCTGGCCGGTGGTTATCCGCTTAAAATAGCCGGTCTGAATGCCGTCGGTCTGCGCCGTCGTGGTTTTTCCAGGGAAGCGCTCAAGGTTTTGCAACAGGCGTTCAAGCTGCTGTATTTCAGTCAGCTTAACACGACTCAGGCTGTCGAGCGGATCAAGGCCGAACTGGAACAGACCGAGGAAGTCCGGGTGATTCTTAGCTTCATTGAGGCTTCCACGCGCGGGCTGGTTAAATAA
- the mazG gene encoding nucleoside triphosphate pyrophosphohydrolase yields the protein MSDLKTRLEQENLSPWERLKLIMAILRSPEGCAWDCKQTHKSLIPYLIEESYEVVEAIETENWPGLKEELGDVLCQVVFHGQLASERGEFVTDDAVESINEKLIKRHPHVFGERHELNPQQVRDQWEKLKIESGEKKSVLNGLPRSMPALTMAFRIGEKAGGVGFDWNHPAEVIEKLEEEIGEIKQAIKNEDRQGIAEEIGDLLFATSSLARKLDIDPEQALRQALEKFRERFERLEKEVKKSGRSFTDYNLDELEAIWQRVKTIPAE from the coding sequence ATGTCTGACTTGAAAACCCGTCTCGAACAAGAAAATCTTTCCCCCTGGGAAAGACTCAAGCTTATCATGGCTATCCTTCGCTCACCCGAGGGGTGTGCCTGGGACTGCAAGCAAACCCATAAGAGCCTTATTCCCTATCTGATAGAGGAATCTTACGAAGTCGTAGAAGCGATTGAAACCGAAAACTGGCCGGGGCTCAAAGAAGAACTGGGCGATGTCCTTTGCCAAGTAGTTTTTCACGGACAATTGGCATCGGAACGAGGTGAGTTCGTAACCGATGACGCCGTCGAGTCTATTAATGAGAAGTTGATCAAACGTCATCCGCACGTCTTCGGTGAAAGGCATGAGCTCAATCCCCAACAGGTACGGGACCAATGGGAAAAACTCAAGATCGAATCAGGTGAAAAGAAGTCCGTCCTGAACGGTCTGCCCCGATCGATGCCGGCGCTGACGATGGCGTTTCGAATCGGCGAGAAGGCCGGTGGTGTCGGATTTGACTGGAATCATCCTGCAGAGGTTATCGAGAAGCTGGAAGAAGAGATTGGCGAGATCAAACAGGCGATTAAAAATGAAGACAGGCAAGGCATAGCCGAAGAGATCGGCGATCTGCTTTTCGCCACTTCTTCCCTGGCCCGCAAACTCGATATCGATCCGGAACAGGCTCTGAGACAAGCGTTGGAGAAGTTTCGAGAGCGTTTCGAACGTCTGGAGAAAGAAGTGAAAAAGTCCGGACGGTCGTTCACTGATTATAATCTCGATGAACTCGAAGCAATCTGGCAACGAGTTAAAACCATTCCCGCCGAATAG
- a CDS encoding valine--tRNA ligase, producing the protein MNKDTKSDGKKSAAYSPAEVEDKLYQHWLEAGYFHGDAHSDKEPYSIVIPPPNVTDKLHLGHALNNTIQDILIRRYRMDGHEAAWFPGSDHAGIATQVVVEKQLIKEGTTRREMGREKFVKRTAEWATRNKEIILSQLKKMGCSCDWERTRFTYDEGLSRAVAEVFMHLHKKGWIYRGHRIVNWCPSCQTSLSDDEVEHKNFDSHLWYIKYKLQGSDEFLTVATTRPETMLGDTALAVSPKDSRYKKYIGKTVILPVLEREIPVIGDSYVDPEFGTGVVKVTPAHDPNDFEIGRRHDLPEINILNIDGTLNENAGKFKGMDRYECRKQLVAELKKRDHLEKIEDYDLAAGTCYRCHSVIEPYLSNQWFVKMDELAAPAIKAVKEGTIKFHPDYWSKTYLHWMENIRDWCISRQLWWGHRIPIWYAEDGTAFPSVDRPEAKDCPGYDPETLVQDDDVLDTWFSSWLWPFSVMGWPEQTPELKKFYPTKVLSTASEIIFLWVARMVMAGYEFMGEAPFSDVYIHGTVRDANGIKMSKSLGNGIDPVEIIEKYGADALRMSMVLATPDGQDPWISKNTFEVGRNFVNKLHQVSRFVMMRLNGREPVLDKIDDNDLVIFDRWILSRLQRTLQTVEKGFVEYRLSSVAKELYNFVWNDYCSWYVELIKPDQPDMSIREGSLNVATYVLDKILRMLHPIVPFVTEKTFFELTGSDFESGHTITFGPWPQVDEKYIDESLEHRLEQIQAVVTAVRSVRSELNVPPGKKSDLYVRVNEASFGELLQDHIEYFRSLARVENLHTGTDVKKPPLSASTVISQAEIFIPLEGLIDIEVEKSRLEKELANLKTQLEKVSRKLANADFLANAPAEVVDREKDKKADYQERIEKLNKNLEQILGW; encoded by the coding sequence ATGAACAAAGATACGAAATCAGACGGCAAGAAATCCGCGGCCTATTCACCGGCCGAGGTAGAAGATAAACTTTATCAGCACTGGCTCGAGGCGGGCTATTTTCATGGCGATGCGCACTCCGACAAGGAGCCTTATTCGATCGTCATTCCACCTCCCAACGTTACCGATAAGCTGCACCTCGGGCATGCCTTGAACAACACCATTCAGGATATCCTGATCCGGCGCTATCGCATGGACGGGCACGAAGCTGCCTGGTTCCCCGGCTCCGATCATGCCGGGATTGCTACCCAGGTGGTTGTCGAGAAGCAACTTATCAAGGAAGGCACCACCCGGCGTGAGATGGGGCGCGAGAAATTCGTCAAACGTACGGCCGAATGGGCCACTCGCAATAAAGAGATCATTCTCAGCCAGCTCAAGAAGATGGGCTGTAGTTGTGACTGGGAACGAACCCGCTTCACCTATGACGAGGGTCTTTCCCGGGCGGTTGCCGAAGTGTTCATGCATCTCCATAAGAAAGGCTGGATTTATCGAGGGCATCGTATTGTCAACTGGTGTCCCTCATGTCAGACCTCGCTTTCGGACGATGAGGTCGAACACAAGAATTTCGACAGTCATCTCTGGTACATTAAGTACAAACTCCAGGGTTCCGATGAGTTCCTGACCGTCGCTACTACGCGACCGGAAACGATGCTCGGTGATACCGCTCTGGCTGTTTCCCCCAAGGACAGCCGCTATAAAAAATACATCGGTAAGACCGTAATCCTGCCGGTGCTCGAGCGCGAAATACCGGTTATCGGCGACAGCTATGTCGATCCCGAGTTCGGCACCGGGGTGGTCAAGGTCACTCCGGCTCATGATCCGAACGATTTCGAGATCGGCCGTCGGCATGACCTGCCGGAAATCAACATCCTGAACATTGACGGCACCCTCAACGAGAACGCCGGTAAGTTCAAGGGAATGGATCGCTATGAGTGCCGCAAGCAGTTAGTAGCAGAACTGAAAAAACGCGATCACCTGGAAAAGATCGAGGATTATGATCTCGCGGCCGGAACTTGTTACCGCTGTCATTCGGTGATCGAGCCCTATTTGTCGAATCAATGGTTCGTCAAGATGGATGAACTGGCGGCGCCGGCGATTAAGGCAGTCAAAGAGGGGACGATTAAGTTCCATCCCGATTACTGGTCCAAAACTTATTTGCACTGGATGGAGAACATCCGCGACTGGTGTATCTCGCGGCAGCTCTGGTGGGGACATCGTATCCCTATCTGGTACGCCGAGGACGGCACCGCATTTCCGTCGGTCGATCGCCCCGAGGCTAAGGACTGCCCCGGTTATGATCCTGAAACTCTGGTTCAGGACGATGATGTTCTCGATACCTGGTTTTCATCATGGCTCTGGCCGTTCTCGGTCATGGGCTGGCCGGAACAGACTCCCGAGCTGAAAAAGTTCTATCCGACCAAAGTGCTCAGCACCGCCTCGGAGATTATCTTCCTCTGGGTGGCCCGCATGGTTATGGCCGGTTACGAGTTTATGGGCGAAGCCCCCTTCAGCGATGTTTATATCCACGGCACCGTTCGCGACGCCAACGGCATCAAGATGTCCAAATCTTTAGGAAACGGCATCGATCCGGTTGAGATAATCGAAAAATACGGCGCCGATGCTCTGCGTATGTCGATGGTTCTGGCAACGCCCGATGGTCAGGATCCCTGGATCAGTAAAAACACTTTCGAGGTCGGTCGTAATTTCGTCAACAAACTGCATCAGGTTTCCCGGTTCGTTATGATGCGTCTGAACGGCCGTGAACCGGTTCTCGATAAGATCGACGACAACGACCTGGTGATCTTCGATCGCTGGATTCTTTCACGCCTGCAGCGGACTCTTCAGACGGTCGAGAAAGGTTTCGTCGAGTATCGTTTATCGTCGGTTGCCAAAGAACTGTATAACTTTGTCTGGAATGATTATTGCTCCTGGTACGTCGAGTTGATCAAACCGGATCAGCCGGATATGTCGATCCGTGAAGGATCGCTCAATGTGGCGACCTACGTGCTGGACAAGATCCTGCGTATGCTTCATCCGATCGTGCCGTTTGTCACCGAAAAGACATTCTTCGAACTGACCGGCTCCGATTTCGAATCCGGACACACCATCACCTTCGGTCCATGGCCGCAGGTTGACGAGAAGTATATCGATGAGTCGCTCGAACATCGCCTGGAGCAGATACAGGCGGTCGTTACGGCCGTTCGTTCGGTTCGCTCTGAATTGAACGTTCCTCCCGGAAAAAAATCCGATTTGTACGTTCGGGTGAACGAAGCCTCGTTCGGTGAGTTACTTCAGGATCATATCGAGTATTTCCGTTCGCTGGCCAGGGTGGAAAATCTGCATACCGGCACCGATGTCAAAAAGCCGCCGTTGTCGGCTTCGACCGTCATCTCACAAGCGGAGATTTTCATTCCACTCGAGGGCTTGATCGATATCGAGGTCGAGAAGAGTCGCCTCGAAAAAGAGCTGGCCAATCTCAAGACACAGCTCGAAAAAGTCTCCCGCAAGCTGGCTAACGCGGACTTCCTGGCCAACGCTCCCGCTGAAGTGGTTGACCGCGAGAAAGACAAAAAGGCCGATTACCAGGAGCGAATTGAAAAGCTCAATAAGAATCTGGAGCAGATTCTCGGTTGGTAG